In Maridesulfovibrio frigidus DSM 17176, a genomic segment contains:
- a CDS encoding sigma-54-dependent transcriptional regulator, translated as MGKILIIDDDVQVCETIGSLIIRSGHEGAYAHNLADGMEKVEADPFDLVFLDISLPDGNGLDYLPRVKSALGFPEVIILTGKGDDDGAELAIQGGAWDFLVKPSSIKQISLSMRRALEFHNEKQNKAQRVALNLDNIVGKSPEIKRCYDLIAHAAGSDANVLVTGETGTGKELFAQTIHDNSLRVNNNFVVVDCASLTESLIESTLFGHKRGSFTGAQSDRKGLVQLSDKGTLFLDEVGEMSLSIQKSFLRVLQERTYRPVGENKEFKSNFRLVAATNRDLDAMVAKGEFRQDLLYRIKTIHLTLPPLRDRVGDIRELTDFHLRRLRTQYEVPPKVANSDFYDVLNNYNWPGNVRQLFNVLEQAFVACGSGNTIYAMHLSDDLRIKMAKSNLKKNVKAVPVVPVEIESKKAEPLVEVASAMDSAAALEDLFTHDLPPLKEFKGLAEKRYLEELLSRYKGETPAILKVSGLSRSHFYALLKKHEIKD; from the coding sequence GGCAGATGGTATGGAGAAAGTTGAAGCTGATCCCTTTGATCTAGTCTTTTTAGATATATCATTGCCGGATGGCAATGGCCTCGATTATTTACCGCGAGTAAAATCCGCACTTGGTTTTCCTGAGGTGATTATTCTCACGGGAAAAGGCGATGATGATGGAGCAGAGCTGGCTATTCAGGGAGGGGCGTGGGATTTTCTTGTTAAACCTTCTTCCATAAAGCAAATATCTTTATCCATGAGAAGGGCTTTAGAATTTCATAATGAAAAGCAAAATAAAGCACAGCGTGTAGCCCTTAATTTAGATAATATTGTCGGTAAAAGTCCGGAAATTAAGCGTTGCTACGATTTGATTGCTCATGCTGCTGGATCTGATGCCAACGTTCTCGTGACCGGTGAAACGGGAACAGGTAAGGAGCTTTTCGCGCAAACCATCCATGATAATTCTCTTCGGGTGAATAATAATTTTGTCGTAGTTGACTGTGCTTCTCTCACCGAATCCCTTATTGAAAGCACTTTGTTCGGTCACAAGCGCGGATCATTCACCGGGGCTCAGTCTGACCGTAAAGGGCTGGTTCAGTTATCCGATAAAGGAACCTTGTTTCTCGATGAGGTCGGTGAAATGTCTCTTTCCATACAGAAGTCTTTTTTAAGGGTTCTTCAGGAACGGACTTATCGCCCAGTCGGTGAAAACAAAGAGTTTAAAAGCAATTTCAGACTTGTTGCTGCTACGAACAGAGACCTTGATGCTATGGTCGCAAAAGGAGAATTCCGTCAGGACTTACTCTATCGTATTAAGACTATACATTTAACATTGCCGCCGCTCAGGGACAGGGTCGGTGATATTAGAGAGCTTACTGATTTTCATTTACGCCGCTTGCGTACGCAGTATGAAGTGCCTCCTAAAGTTGCAAACTCTGATTTTTATGATGTTTTAAATAACTATAACTGGCCTGGTAACGTGCGCCAGTTATTCAATGTTTTGGAGCAGGCCTTCGTTGCATGTGGTAGTGGTAATACTATTTATGCCATGCACTTGTCAGATGATCTGCGTATTAAGATGGCGAAGTCCAATCTTAAAAAGAATGTAAAAGCGGTTCCTGTCGTGCCAGTTGAAATTGAGTCTAAAAAAGCTGAACCGTTAGTAGAGGTTGCTTCAGCTATGGACAGTGCTGCGGCTCTTGAGGATTTGTTTACGCATGATTTGCCACCGCTGAAAGAATTTAAGGGGCTTGCTGAGAAAAGGTATCTCGAAGAGCTACTTTCCCGCTATAAAGGTGAAACCCCCGCTATTTTGAAGGTTTCAGGTCTTTCGCGCTCTCATTTTTATGCGCTGCTAAAAAAGCATGAGATTAAAGATTAG